In one Dermatophilaceae bacterium Sec6.4 genomic region, the following are encoded:
- a CDS encoding histidine phosphatase family protein: MDHPAGPPRRLIVLRHGQTTYNAAGIWQGQLDAPLSDLGREQAREAAAALASLGIDTIYASDLMRAADTARALGAACGLEPIFDERLREIHVGDWSGMTTVQVTEQFPDEQSAINDGQDLKRGRTGESVSDVSARLAAFEQDVLAQLDEGVTVALATHGVTGRALCADLCGMPQGIAWQTLSGLRNCHWALLVQHRTGWRIEQWNAHA, translated from the coding sequence ATGGACCACCCCGCCGGACCGCCGCGTCGCCTTATTGTGCTGCGGCACGGGCAGACGACATACAACGCGGCAGGCATCTGGCAGGGCCAGCTCGATGCGCCGCTGTCCGATCTGGGACGTGAGCAGGCACGCGAAGCTGCGGCAGCGCTGGCGTCGCTCGGGATCGACACGATCTACGCCTCCGACCTGATGCGGGCGGCCGACACCGCGCGCGCGCTCGGGGCCGCGTGTGGGCTCGAGCCGATCTTCGACGAACGGTTGCGGGAGATCCACGTGGGGGACTGGTCGGGGATGACGACCGTGCAGGTCACCGAGCAGTTTCCCGACGAGCAGTCCGCCATCAACGACGGCCAGGACCTCAAACGTGGCCGCACGGGGGAATCCGTCAGCGACGTGTCCGCCCGGTTGGCAGCGTTCGAGCAGGATGTCCTCGCGCAGCTGGACGAAGGCGTCACGGTGGCCCTGGCAACCCATGGGGTGACCGGCCGCGCCCTCTGCGCCGACCTGTGCGGAATGCCGCAGGGTATCGCCTGGCAGACCTTGAGCGGGCTGCGCAACTGCCATTGGGCCCTTCTGGTGCAGCACCGGACCGGCTGGCGCATCGAGCAGTGGAACGCGCACGCATAA
- the rsfS gene encoding ribosome silencing factor has product MAATQQAVELAKQAASAAEEKLASSVVAIDVSEQLALTDIFLIAAASNERQVGAIVDGVIERLHTLGVKPLRREGQREDRWVLLDFGDIVVHVQHEEEREFYALDRLWRDCPVVELA; this is encoded by the coding sequence GTGGCTGCCACGCAGCAGGCCGTCGAGTTGGCCAAGCAGGCCGCCTCGGCCGCCGAAGAGAAACTCGCCTCATCCGTGGTGGCGATCGACGTGAGCGAGCAGCTCGCGTTGACCGACATTTTCCTCATCGCTGCGGCGAGCAACGAGCGACAGGTCGGCGCCATTGTCGACGGGGTGATCGAACGTCTGCACACGCTGGGCGTCAAACCGCTTCGCCGCGAAGGGCAGCGCGAGGACCGGTGGGTGCTCCTCGACTTCGGTGACATCGTTGTCCACGTTCAACACGAGGAAGAGCGTGAGTTCTACGCCCTCGACCGTCTCTGGCGCGACTGTCCGGTTGTCGAACTCGCCTGA
- a CDS encoding DUF4442 domain-containing protein gives MKSRRHFTPAKLTRMLNFWPPMLGAGIRVQEIEHDWTRARVKLVLNRLNRNQHGTAFGGSIGAMTDVFLALLLMRQLGQDYTVWDRAVHLEYVSPGAGTVYGVFEMPLEVADQIRTKCDAGQKVLHWFEVDLRLADGTVVARARRQIYARKKRAAMDRDALPAAGSL, from the coding sequence GTGAAGTCGCGGAGGCACTTCACCCCCGCGAAGTTGACCAGGATGCTCAACTTCTGGCCGCCGATGCTGGGCGCCGGGATCCGGGTGCAGGAGATCGAGCACGATTGGACTCGGGCGCGGGTGAAGCTGGTGTTGAACCGGCTGAACCGCAACCAGCACGGCACGGCGTTCGGTGGCTCTATCGGAGCAATGACTGATGTCTTCTTGGCGCTGCTGCTGATGCGTCAACTCGGTCAGGACTACACGGTCTGGGATCGGGCAGTACACCTGGAGTACGTCTCACCGGGAGCTGGCACCGTCTACGGGGTGTTCGAGATGCCGCTCGAGGTGGCCGATCAGATTCGTACCAAGTGCGACGCCGGCCAAAAGGTCCTGCACTGGTTCGAGGTCGATCTCAGGCTTGCGGATGGCACCGTGGTCGCGCGTGCCCGCCGTCAGATCTATGCCCGTAAGAAGCGTGCAGCAATGGATCGAGATGCCCTTCCCGCCGCCGGATCGCTGTGA
- a CDS encoding MerR family transcriptional regulator yields the protein MSRITDQHDGSPAMHIGEVASRTELSLRSLRHWDEVGLLRPSGRSDGGFRLYTEVDVEKILVIRRMKPLGFTLDEMKIAMSDIECLRKGADGREAAIGRLREVRLAAGSRRATLVRQLEMADEFIDLLGAQLPPVDS from the coding sequence GTGAGCCGAATCACTGACCAGCACGACGGTTCGCCGGCCATGCACATCGGTGAAGTGGCCTCGCGAACCGAGTTGTCACTTCGCAGCCTGCGCCATTGGGATGAAGTCGGGTTACTGCGCCCATCCGGCCGTAGTGACGGCGGATTCAGGCTGTACACCGAGGTTGATGTCGAAAAGATTCTGGTCATCCGTCGGATGAAACCGCTGGGTTTCACCCTCGATGAGATGAAGATTGCGATGAGCGATATCGAGTGCCTCCGAAAGGGTGCGGATGGGCGCGAGGCCGCTATCGGACGTCTGCGCGAGGTCCGACTGGCCGCTGGATCGCGTCGGGCCACGCTGGTGCGGCAACTGGAAATGGCTGACGAGTTCATCGATCTGCTCGGCGCCCAGTTGCCTCCCGTGGACAGCTGA
- a CDS encoding SulP family inorganic anion transporter, with amino-acid sequence MPDTLPDSRLEPTVLNALRSPKLLRVEILAGLVVALALIPEAISFSIIAGVDPRIGLFASFTMAVSISFLGGRPAMISAATGSVALVIAPVMRSHGYDYLIATVLLGGLLQILFGVCGVAKLMRFVPRSVMVGFVNALAILIFLAQVPRLINVPFAVYPMVAVGLAIIFGLPRITKVVPAPLVAIVALTGFTVLTALTVPNVGDEGKLPKSLPSFFIPDVPFTLDTLRIVGPYALAMALVGLLESLLTAKLVDDVTDTPSKKTREAWGQGAANVITGFFGGMGGCAMIGQTMINVKASGARTRISTFLAGVFLLILVVGFGDVVAIIPMAALVAVMIMVSIGTFDWHSIRPATLRRMPKSETSVMVVTVVVVVATNNLAIGVIVGVLLAMTLFARRVAHLTQTHRELIEHADGTVSVHYRVTGELFFASSNELYTQFEYAADPDEVTIDLRESHIWDASTVAALDAITTKYERKGKRVSIVGLNASSADRHDRLTGTLAGE; translated from the coding sequence ATGCCCGACACATTGCCTGATTCCCGCCTGGAGCCCACGGTGCTCAATGCGCTGCGCTCCCCCAAGCTACTGCGGGTGGAAATTCTGGCCGGGCTCGTTGTCGCGCTCGCGTTGATTCCCGAAGCGATCTCCTTCTCGATCATCGCCGGTGTCGATCCACGCATCGGCCTCTTTGCTTCTTTCACCATGGCAGTGTCGATCTCCTTCCTCGGGGGTCGTCCCGCGATGATCTCAGCTGCGACCGGCTCCGTCGCACTGGTGATCGCCCCTGTCATGCGCAGCCACGGGTACGACTACCTGATCGCAACCGTTCTGCTCGGCGGCCTTCTCCAGATTCTTTTCGGGGTCTGCGGAGTTGCGAAGCTGATGCGGTTCGTCCCGCGATCGGTAATGGTGGGCTTCGTCAATGCACTTGCGATCCTGATCTTTCTGGCGCAGGTGCCCCGTCTGATCAACGTCCCGTTCGCTGTTTATCCGATGGTCGCCGTGGGGCTGGCCATCATCTTCGGCTTACCGCGTATCACCAAGGTTGTCCCAGCGCCGCTGGTCGCGATCGTTGCGCTGACGGGGTTCACCGTCCTCACTGCGCTGACGGTCCCGAACGTCGGCGATGAAGGCAAGCTGCCCAAGTCCCTGCCGAGCTTCTTCATACCCGACGTGCCGTTCACGCTCGATACGCTGCGCATCGTGGGCCCGTACGCACTCGCGATGGCCCTCGTCGGCCTGCTCGAATCTCTGCTGACTGCGAAATTGGTCGACGACGTCACGGATACCCCCTCGAAGAAGACCCGTGAGGCATGGGGCCAGGGCGCCGCCAACGTCATCACCGGCTTCTTCGGCGGGATGGGTGGCTGCGCGATGATCGGTCAGACGATGATCAATGTGAAGGCGTCCGGCGCTCGGACCCGCATCTCCACGTTCCTCGCCGGCGTATTCCTGCTGATTCTGGTCGTCGGTTTCGGTGACGTCGTGGCCATCATTCCGATGGCCGCGCTGGTCGCGGTGATGATCATGGTGTCCATCGGTACTTTCGACTGGCACTCCATTCGGCCCGCAACCTTGCGGCGGATGCCGAAATCCGAGACATCAGTGATGGTGGTGACCGTTGTCGTCGTCGTCGCGACGAACAACCTCGCCATTGGCGTCATCGTGGGAGTGCTGCTGGCCATGACGCTCTTCGCCCGCCGGGTCGCGCACCTGACCCAGACCCACCGGGAGCTCATCGAACACGCCGACGGAACGGTATCCGTGCACTACCGCGTGACCGGCGAATTGTTCTTCGCCTCCAGCAACGAGCTGTATACCCAGTTCGAGTACGCCGCCGATCCGGACGAGGTGACCATCGACCTGCGCGAATCCCACATCTGGGACGCGTCTACCGTCGCAGCGCTGGACGCGATCACGACCAAGTACGAGCGCAAGGGCAAGCGGGTGAGCATCGTCGGGCTGAATGCGAGCAGCGCCGACCGACACGATCGACTGACCGGCACGCTCGCCGGCGAATAA